Proteins encoded within one genomic window of Balneolaceae bacterium:
- a CDS encoding anthranilate synthase component I family protein: MQKNLTIDELHEKLSQFPLILLESQLDKHPSSRCSYIAAKPKSSITVYGSTIDIVENGEKRTVKMNPWKALREFRNEKKRWLFGYLGYDLKNHVEELESTNLPLTDTPDMYFMEPELLLKMESGEIEVLRGDFDLPENSKSGLPGSVEMKLKPLIGKEEYIETVQTIQKKIQQGDFYEMNYTIPLCGGYMGNPYWLYSRMREISPVPFGAFISHEEFSVCCASPERFLKKEGNSIRSEPIKGTAARSMDSEMDKINREQLKNEKNRAENLMIVDLVRHDLSKISKTGSVKVSKLYDVQTFGTVHQLISVVESKAKEDLDPVDIIQNCFPMGSMTGAPKIEVMKTTDELEMYKRGIYSGAIGYFTPEDDFDFNVVIRTAILQDESLFYPVGGAITSDSDPESEWEECMIKSRNVTEIFEKELNL, encoded by the coding sequence ATGCAAAAAAACCTGACTATTGATGAGTTGCACGAGAAATTGAGCCAATTTCCGCTCATTCTTCTTGAATCGCAATTAGACAAGCATCCATCCTCCCGATGCTCATACATTGCGGCAAAACCCAAAAGCTCAATTACGGTGTACGGATCAACCATTGATATTGTAGAAAACGGGGAGAAACGAACTGTAAAAATGAATCCCTGGAAAGCTCTCAGGGAGTTTCGAAATGAGAAGAAAAGATGGTTGTTCGGATATTTAGGTTATGATTTAAAAAACCATGTAGAAGAGTTAGAATCAACGAATCTGCCTCTAACCGATACTCCGGATATGTATTTTATGGAACCGGAACTACTGTTAAAAATGGAGAGTGGAGAGATTGAGGTTTTACGTGGGGATTTTGATCTTCCAGAGAATTCGAAATCTGGATTACCCGGTTCTGTTGAGATGAAATTGAAACCGTTAATTGGAAAGGAAGAGTACATTGAAACGGTTCAAACTATTCAAAAGAAAATTCAACAGGGTGATTTTTACGAGATGAATTATACCATTCCGCTGTGTGGGGGTTATATGGGCAATCCCTACTGGTTGTATTCAAGAATGCGAGAGATCAGTCCGGTTCCGTTTGGGGCATTTATTTCTCATGAGGAATTTTCAGTCTGTTGTGCCTCCCCCGAAAGATTTTTGAAGAAAGAGGGGAACTCTATTCGCTCAGAACCGATCAAAGGAACAGCCGCTCGATCCATGGATTCAGAAATGGATAAGATTAACCGAGAGCAGTTAAAGAATGAAAAGAATCGTGCTGAAAACCTGATGATCGTAGATTTGGTTCGGCACGACCTTTCAAAGATATCAAAAACGGGATCGGTTAAAGTTTCAAAACTGTATGATGTTCAGACATTCGGTACCGTTCATCAGTTGATTTCTGTTGTTGAATCAAAGGCTAAAGAAGATCTTGATCCGGTGGATATTATTCAGAACTGTTTCCCGATGGGTTCGATGACCGGAGCACCAAAAATTGAAGTGATGAAAACAACAGACGAGCTGGAAATGTACAAGCGCGGAATCTACTCAGGCGCCATTGGATATTTTACCCCAGAAGATGATTTTGATTTTAATGTTGTAATACGAACTGCAATTTTGCAAGATGAATCACTTTTTTATCCCGTTGGCGGTGCCATAACAAGTGATTCTGATCCCGAATCGGAATGGGAAGAGTGCATGATTAAATCCCGCAATGTGACCGAAATTTTTGAAAAAGAATTGAATCTTTAG
- a CDS encoding quinone-dependent dihydroorotate dehydrogenase: MYKYIARPLLFRLSPDSTHDATVKMASSISKKKWMSNAVGSIYSYSNPRLEQNIFGLKFPNPIGLAAGFDKNATMAPVLSKMGFGYLEIGSITANPSTGNPKPRSFRLPADRSLINRLGLNNDGVQTISRRLKKLDLSIPIGINIAKTHDPAITGEDAIRDYVYSFVILKEIADYITLNISCPNTTEGKTFEEPETLNALLEHLEIGKDSSLPPVLVKFSVDLDDGQLEELVAICEDHAIDGYVATNTSSKRKNLKTPTSKIEKIGRGGLSGKAIAERSTTMIRKIHSLTKGEKVIIGVGGISSGQDAIEKLKAGADLLQIYTALVYEGPGVVKKINREIAQYLKENEIEHVYHIHKIKD; encoded by the coding sequence ATGTATAAATATATAGCTCGGCCTCTGTTATTCAGATTATCGCCTGATTCCACACACGATGCAACGGTAAAAATGGCATCTTCGATCAGTAAAAAAAAGTGGATGAGCAATGCGGTTGGCTCCATTTACTCCTATTCTAACCCGAGATTAGAGCAAAATATTTTCGGATTAAAATTTCCTAATCCCATCGGTCTGGCTGCCGGATTTGATAAAAATGCCACCATGGCCCCGGTCCTCTCAAAAATGGGTTTTGGTTACCTCGAGATCGGGAGTATTACGGCTAATCCATCTACCGGAAACCCAAAACCCCGAAGTTTTCGGCTTCCGGCAGATCGATCTTTGATTAACCGGCTTGGCTTGAATAATGATGGCGTTCAAACCATCTCGCGCCGGTTAAAAAAATTGGATCTCTCTATTCCAATTGGAATAAACATAGCAAAAACGCACGATCCGGCCATTACCGGCGAAGATGCAATTCGGGATTATGTGTACAGTTTTGTAATCCTCAAAGAGATTGCAGATTACATTACACTGAATATTTCATGTCCGAATACTACAGAGGGCAAAACGTTTGAAGAGCCAGAAACCCTAAATGCTTTACTTGAACATCTTGAAATTGGAAAAGACTCAAGTCTACCCCCTGTGCTCGTAAAATTTTCAGTTGATCTGGACGATGGTCAGCTTGAAGAGTTGGTTGCTATTTGCGAAGATCATGCCATTGACGGGTATGTAGCAACGAACACATCCTCAAAAAGAAAAAATTTAAAGACCCCCACGTCAAAAATTGAAAAAATTGGCCGTGGAGGGCTCAGCGGTAAAGCGATAGCTGAAAGAAGTACAACGATGATTCGGAAAATTCACTCCCTCACAAAAGGTGAAAAAGTGATTATTGGAGTTGGTGGAATTAGCAGCGGCCAGGATGCCATTGAAAAATTAAAAGCGGGAGCAGACCTGTTGCAAATCTACACGGCTTTGGTCTATGAAGGGCCCGGAGTGGTCAAAAAAATCAACCGGGAAATTGCTCAATATCTTAAAGAAAATGAGATAGAACATGTATACCACATCCACAAAATTAAAGATTAA
- a CDS encoding CotH kinase family protein, with translation MTAKNILFRYKLWFLFLLFVVFQFSGCNDNSTSSGPNPDPEPEPDPINMESALPQLSITLQGEEIVDEPKVPATLKVYEEGGVTYNGHIGIEYRGATSQALFDKKSFGIETWDENGNDIDVDLLGFPEEEDWILYGPYSDKTLIRNKFVYTLARDLGHYASRTRFAEVYLDGEYWGMYLFMEKIKRDDVRLDLSGLDPDENGPEEITGGYILKIDKTAGDPGGGDATYTELLGFRSEYSVSGDELNYAPYGGKQSEETYFLYEDPAYEDITDQQKEYIQSYIHEFETALLNDTDGDFDGEYTFTDYVDLDSFVDFFLLNELAHNADAYRLSTFMYKDRGGKLNMGPVWDFNLSMGNDEQEFRRSPETWIYQYNQFIPDDLWLVPFWWEKLADDPMFRSKVKQRWQELRTNEWSDQSLDQLITNLTQPLIDDGAVDRNFKRWPVLGEHVWGNHFVGDTYEEEVQYLRGWLDQRLTWMDAELASW, from the coding sequence ATGACAGCAAAAAATATTCTATTTCGATACAAATTATGGTTTCTCTTTCTGCTTTTTGTAGTATTTCAGTTCTCAGGTTGTAACGATAATAGTACATCATCGGGGCCAAATCCAGATCCGGAGCCTGAACCCGATCCTATCAACATGGAAAGTGCTCTTCCTCAGCTTTCCATCACCCTACAGGGAGAAGAGATTGTAGATGAACCGAAAGTGCCTGCAACCCTAAAAGTTTACGAGGAAGGTGGGGTAACTTACAACGGCCATATCGGCATTGAATACAGGGGAGCAACATCGCAGGCCTTGTTCGATAAGAAATCATTCGGAATTGAAACCTGGGATGAAAACGGGAACGACATTGACGTGGATCTGCTTGGATTCCCGGAAGAGGAGGACTGGATTTTATATGGACCGTATAGCGATAAGACGTTGATCAGGAATAAGTTTGTCTATACCCTTGCCAGGGATTTGGGCCACTATGCTTCCAGAACCCGGTTTGCAGAAGTTTACCTTGATGGTGAGTATTGGGGCATGTATCTGTTTATGGAAAAAATTAAGAGGGATGACGTTCGACTCGACCTTTCCGGGCTTGATCCGGATGAGAATGGTCCCGAGGAAATTACTGGTGGCTATATCCTTAAAATTGATAAAACGGCCGGTGATCCGGGTGGAGGTGACGCCACTTACACGGAACTGCTGGGATTTCGTTCAGAGTACAGCGTTAGCGGAGACGAGCTGAACTATGCACCCTATGGTGGTAAGCAGAGCGAAGAAACCTATTTTTTGTATGAAGATCCGGCATACGAAGATATCACAGATCAACAGAAAGAATACATCCAAAGTTATATTCATGAGTTTGAAACAGCGCTTTTGAATGATACGGACGGAGATTTTGATGGAGAATATACGTTTACCGACTATGTGGATCTGGACAGTTTTGTTGATTTCTTTCTGCTCAATGAGTTAGCCCACAATGCCGATGCGTACCGACTCAGTACGTTTATGTATAAAGACCGCGGCGGGAAATTAAACATGGGGCCGGTTTGGGATTTTAACCTCTCGATGGGAAATGATGAACAGGAGTTTCGGCGATCACCGGAGACGTGGATCTATCAATACAATCAATTTATTCCTGATGATCTCTGGTTGGTCCCGTTCTGGTGGGAAAAATTGGCAGACGATCCTATGTTTCGCAGCAAGGTAAAACAGCGTTGGCAGGAACTCCGGACAAATGAATGGAGTGATCAATCATTAGATCAGTTGATAACGAACCTGACACAGCCGCTGATTGATGACGGTGCAGTAGATCGAAATTTTAAACGATGGCCGGTTTTGGGAGAACATGTTTGGGGAAACCATTTTGTTGGCGATACTTACGAAGAAGAGGTGCAATATCTACGGGGCTGGCTGGATCAGCGTCTTACCTGGATGGATGCGGAGTTGGCTTCCTGGTAA
- a CDS encoding sensor histidine kinase: MDGRITIDIIDNGPGIKKEDQEKIFIPFYSTAGNDPDKGTGIGLSLSRQIMRIHGGALQVKSEPGKETVFTLKF, translated from the coding sequence ATGGATGGACGGATAACGATTGATATCATCGACAATGGGCCAGGCATCAAAAAAGAAGACCAGGAGAAGATTTTCATCCCATTCTATTCTACCGCCGGTAACGATCCGGACAAAGGAACGGGAATTGGGCTGAGTTTGTCACGCCAAATTATGCGCATTCACGGTGGGGCACTCCAGGTAAAATCTGAGCCGGGGAAGGAGACTGTTTTTACACTAAAGTTCTAA
- a CDS encoding type II toxin-antitoxin system PemK/MazF family toxin — translation MKAGDIVLAELQQSDSQRKLRPVLLLKQFPPFDDWLVCGISSQIRHQVTDFDEVILESDDDFSESGLHVESVIRLGFLATLSSKDLPGTIGKIQPARYERLLFRLVNFLNNEG, via the coding sequence ATGAAAGCCGGTGATATTGTATTGGCAGAATTACAGCAATCAGATTCTCAACGAAAATTGAGGCCTGTTTTATTATTAAAGCAGTTTCCGCCCTTTGATGATTGGCTTGTTTGTGGAATCAGTTCACAGATTAGGCATCAAGTAACTGATTTTGATGAGGTTATATTAGAATCAGATGACGACTTTTCTGAGAGCGGACTTCATGTTGAATCTGTTATTCGATTAGGTTTTTTAGCTACACTTTCTTCGAAAGATCTTCCCGGAACGATAGGGAAAATTCAGCCAGCGAGATATGAACGTCTATTATTCAGATTGGTCAATTTTTTGAATAATGAAGGTTAA
- a CDS encoding FtsX-like permease family protein produces the protein MLPFFSVLAIAITSFGLFALTIFSAERRTKEIGIRKVLGASVASIVTLLSKDFIKLVSIGFVIAVPITWYAMNQWLTDFAYKIEIDAMFFVTAGLTAILIALLTVSWQSIKAATANPVDSLRSE, from the coding sequence TTGCTTCCATTTTTTTCTGTTTTAGCCATCGCTATCACAAGTTTTGGGTTGTTTGCTCTTACAATTTTTTCAGCTGAACGCCGCACAAAAGAGATCGGAATCAGAAAAGTGTTAGGTGCCAGTGTAGCGAGTATTGTAACGTTGCTTTCTAAAGATTTTATCAAGTTGGTGAGTATTGGTTTTGTAATCGCCGTTCCCATCACCTGGTACGCCATGAATCAATGGCTCACAGATTTTGCCTACAAAATTGAGATTGATGCCATGTTCTTTGTGACAGCTGGGCTTACAGCAATTCTTATTGCACTGCTCACGGTAAGCTGGCAATCCATTAAAGCTGCGACTGCAAATCCGGTGGATTCACTCAGATCAGAGTGA
- the cobA gene encoding uroporphyrinogen-III C-methyltransferase encodes MKTLKHLEKGKVYLVGAGPGDPDLITIKGSKVLELADVIVYDRLANPELLGLTRPDSEHIYVGKSPDKPSVSQEQINQILVSKALSGKHVARLKGGDPFVFGRGGEECEELRANGVPYEVIPGISSALAAPAFAGIPVTHRKAARSFTVVTGHTIKGTDDFENWCHLIHADTLVVLMGVRNLSNISETLIELGKSPDTPAAVVERATFDSQKVAVGTLANIAEKASHLSPPATIVIGELAALSHDLAWFKTEEAEAEMKIQHQLLAI; translated from the coding sequence ATGAAGACACTTAAACATTTAGAAAAAGGAAAGGTGTACCTGGTTGGTGCCGGCCCCGGCGATCCAGACCTCATAACAATAAAAGGATCGAAAGTTCTGGAATTGGCAGATGTCATCGTGTATGACAGGCTTGCCAATCCGGAACTTCTGGGGCTTACCCGCCCTGATTCGGAACACATTTATGTGGGGAAAAGCCCGGATAAACCTTCTGTATCCCAGGAGCAGATCAACCAGATATTGGTATCCAAAGCGCTGAGCGGCAAGCATGTTGCCCGGCTTAAAGGAGGTGATCCGTTTGTGTTCGGGCGCGGCGGCGAAGAGTGCGAAGAGTTGCGAGCCAATGGTGTTCCCTATGAAGTGATTCCGGGTATCAGCAGTGCATTGGCAGCTCCCGCTTTTGCGGGTATTCCGGTGACGCATCGAAAAGCAGCTCGGTCTTTTACCGTGGTTACCGGCCATACCATTAAAGGCACAGACGATTTCGAAAACTGGTGCCATCTCATTCATGCAGATACACTGGTTGTGCTGATGGGCGTTCGAAATCTGTCAAACATTTCTGAGACTTTGATTGAACTTGGCAAGAGTCCCGACACCCCGGCAGCTGTTGTTGAACGGGCAACATTTGATTCACAAAAAGTGGCTGTTGGAACCTTGGCGAATATTGCTGAAAAAGCATCTCACTTGTCGCCTCCGGCTACTATTGTAATTGGCGAACTTGCCGCTTTAAGCCACGATTTGGCTTGGTTTAAAACCGAAGAGGCAGAAGCGGAGATGAAAATTCAACATCAGTTATTAGCTATTTAA
- a CDS encoding type II toxin-antitoxin system VapC family toxin → MAEDQPVVCDTNIIIELFKDNEDVKKSCLDIGIENLCISTVTIGEFYYGALNKEEIPLIENHLKKFGNLPVTEPISQRFTDLMRAYCLSHKPFIGDMFIAATAMHFDIELYTLNRKDFHFIPDLKLHTPDK, encoded by the coding sequence ATGGCGGAAGATCAACCTGTAGTATGCGATACCAATATCATTATAGAACTTTTTAAAGATAATGAGGATGTTAAAAAAAGTTGCCTCGATATTGGAATAGAAAATCTCTGTATAAGTACTGTTACCATCGGCGAGTTTTATTATGGTGCACTGAACAAAGAAGAGATCCCACTGATTGAAAATCATCTTAAAAAATTTGGAAATCTTCCCGTAACAGAACCCATCTCCCAGCGTTTTACTGACTTGATGCGTGCCTATTGCCTAAGCCATAAACCATTCATCGGCGATATGTTCATTGCAGCTACTGCGATGCATTTCGATATTGAGCTTTATACCCTAAACAGAAAAGATTTTCATTTTATACCAGATCTCAAATTACATACTCCGGATAAGTAA
- a CDS encoding type II toxin-antitoxin system RelE/ParE family toxin: protein MNLEYHPATVSDLNKAVRYYNKQRTGLGNELRTEIYKTIERIIENPYRYFVVDKNIRRCLVRRFPYSILFRVVGSDTIRILVIRHHRRHPDVGLSRR from the coding sequence GTGAATCTTGAATATCATCCAGCAACTGTTTCTGATCTGAATAAGGCTGTCAGATATTATAATAAGCAACGAACGGGTCTTGGCAATGAATTACGAACCGAGATTTACAAAACGATAGAACGTATTATTGAAAATCCATATCGGTATTTTGTTGTAGATAAAAATATTCGCCGATGTCTGGTTCGCAGATTTCCTTACTCAATTCTATTTCGCGTTGTCGGTTCAGACACTATCAGGATATTGGTCATTCGTCATCATCGCCGTCATCCGGATGTTGGATTAAGCAGGCGGTAA
- a CDS encoding phosphoadenylyl-sulfate reductase, producing MQDVLEPILKTEKLSPNDLDRLNQRFENSHPSEILAWGYETFGTEMVLGTGFGSSGVFLIHQLQTHGLDIPIFYLDTNLLFDSTYELKDRLEARYNIDITRVTPELSLEEQAERFGDELWKRNPNQCCFYRKVLPLRNYLSDKKAWVTGIRRSQSETRHQVKIVEWNEENEVFKINPVAHWTGETIWDEIHRLNLPYNPMHDEGFPSIGCIPCTQPVNASKESDDRNGRWNGTDKTECGIHFPDHYKNGN from the coding sequence ATGCAGGACGTTCTCGAACCGATTTTGAAAACAGAAAAATTGTCTCCCAACGACCTTGATCGATTAAACCAACGATTTGAAAACTCTCATCCGAGCGAAATTCTTGCCTGGGGGTATGAAACATTTGGAACAGAGATGGTACTCGGGACAGGATTTGGTTCTTCGGGTGTTTTTCTGATTCATCAGTTACAAACCCATGGATTGGACATCCCGATTTTTTATCTCGATACAAATCTTTTGTTTGATTCTACATATGAATTAAAGGATAGACTCGAAGCTCGATACAACATCGATATTACGAGAGTTACCCCTGAACTATCACTGGAAGAACAAGCTGAACGATTTGGTGATGAGCTGTGGAAAAGAAATCCCAATCAATGCTGCTTTTACAGGAAAGTACTTCCACTTCGGAACTATCTTTCTGATAAAAAAGCGTGGGTAACCGGAATTCGCCGGAGTCAATCTGAAACCCGTCACCAGGTAAAAATTGTGGAGTGGAATGAAGAGAATGAAGTCTTCAAAATCAACCCGGTAGCCCATTGGACTGGTGAAACAATTTGGGATGAAATTCACCGACTGAATTTACCCTACAACCCCATGCACGATGAGGGATTTCCAAGCATCGGATGTATTCCCTGTACCCAACCGGTCAACGCCTCAAAAGAAAGCGACGACCGAAATGGCCGATGGAACGGAACGGATAAAACAGAGTGCGGAATTCATTTTCCTGATCATTATAAGAATGGGAATTAA
- a CDS encoding bifunctional precorrin-2 dehydrogenase/sirohydrochlorin ferrochelatase → MSKALDVYPIYLRRLNERKTVIVGGNWEAEGKVKDFLDRDAWLTVISPKLNEQLQEWADEERFEWIPRQYEYGDFEGASVAIVAEFEGNINKKAYQEATERNILINVMDDLPHANFAFGSIVKQGPLTISISTGGAAPALAVRIRQRFEKEFGTEYGEFLEFMQSLRKPMKKHIDEFDTRKKHWYELIDSEILTLFREKRVDEAYQRAREILGDELVEDALAVQTAS, encoded by the coding sequence ATGTCAAAAGCATTAGACGTCTATCCGATTTACCTGCGCCGGTTGAATGAACGAAAAACCGTGATTGTCGGTGGAAATTGGGAAGCCGAGGGAAAAGTGAAAGATTTTTTGGATCGAGATGCATGGTTAACGGTCATTAGTCCAAAATTGAATGAGCAGCTTCAAGAATGGGCAGACGAAGAACGTTTTGAATGGATTCCTCGTCAATATGAATATGGTGATTTTGAGGGAGCTTCGGTTGCTATCGTCGCAGAGTTCGAAGGTAATATCAATAAAAAAGCATATCAGGAAGCTACAGAACGAAATATTCTCATCAATGTGATGGATGACCTTCCACATGCCAATTTTGCTTTTGGTTCGATCGTAAAACAAGGTCCGCTGACCATTTCCATTTCAACAGGTGGTGCAGCTCCTGCTTTAGCTGTTCGGATTCGCCAGCGATTCGAAAAAGAGTTTGGAACAGAGTATGGCGAATTCCTGGAGTTTATGCAGAGCCTCAGAAAACCGATGAAAAAGCATATTGATGAATTCGATACCCGTAAGAAACATTGGTATGAACTGATTGATTCTGAGATCTTAACTCTATTTCGCGAAAAACGGGTTGATGAAGCTTATCAGCGAGCGAGGGAAATTTTGGGAGATGAGCTTGTGGAGGATGCGTTGGCAGTTCAAACTGCAAGTTAG
- a CDS encoding magnesium chelatase: MTNKATTVGQLKESGWNSVSIKEEMRKNLIQKIKNKETLFPGILGYEKTVIPQIQNAILARHDLILLGLRGQAKTRILRMLVQFLDEYIPIVKGSEVNDDPFNPVSKYAKDLLEEKGDDTPIQWLHRDRRYGEKLATPDTTVADLIGDLDPIKAASKKIALANEEVINFGLIPRTNRGIFVINELPDLQPRIQVALLNIMQERDIQIRGFNIRIPLDVSMAFSANPEDYTNRGNIITPLKDRIDSQIITHYPREMDVAMEITKQESWAERNGEVKVNIPDSYRSILENVAFEARDSEYIDQKSGVSTRMTITAMEQVVSAAERRAVSNGESEVTLRITDLYAMIPALTGKLELVYEGEQEGAGNVAKHIIGKAINTTFKGYFPDPQKRSDAEEQGEYQDILDWFAKGNSLDIPDLLSTEEYKNRLDDVTGLHKIVKKFTKSSDDDEYALMDLVIEALHQNSKLGKEDADVTRTYSDMLGSMLGGMTGFDDEDFGEG; the protein is encoded by the coding sequence ATGACAAACAAAGCAACAACGGTTGGTCAGTTGAAAGAAAGCGGATGGAACTCCGTGTCTATCAAAGAAGAGATGCGGAAAAATCTCATCCAGAAAATTAAAAATAAGGAAACACTGTTTCCCGGTATTTTGGGATATGAAAAGACGGTAATTCCACAGATACAGAATGCTATTCTCGCCAGGCACGATCTGATTCTCCTTGGGCTTCGCGGTCAGGCAAAAACCAGAATTCTTCGGATGTTGGTTCAGTTTTTAGACGAATATATTCCGATTGTAAAAGGATCTGAGGTGAATGACGATCCGTTCAATCCTGTCTCTAAATATGCCAAGGATCTTTTGGAAGAAAAGGGGGACGACACACCGATTCAATGGCTGCACAGAGATCGCCGGTATGGTGAGAAATTGGCTACACCAGACACAACAGTTGCTGATTTGATCGGGGACCTTGACCCGATTAAAGCAGCATCAAAGAAAATTGCTCTGGCTAATGAAGAAGTAATCAATTTTGGATTGATTCCACGCACGAACCGCGGAATTTTTGTGATTAACGAGCTTCCGGATCTCCAGCCGAGGATACAGGTGGCGCTGTTGAACATCATGCAGGAGCGCGATATTCAGATTCGCGGGTTTAATATTCGAATTCCACTGGATGTATCAATGGCGTTTTCAGCGAATCCCGAAGATTACACCAATCGCGGAAATATCATTACACCACTGAAAGATCGCATCGATTCGCAGATTATCACTCACTATCCGCGCGAGATGGATGTGGCTATGGAGATCACCAAACAGGAATCGTGGGCGGAGAGAAATGGAGAGGTGAAAGTTAACATACCGGATAGTTACAGATCTATCCTCGAAAATGTGGCTTTTGAGGCTCGTGACAGTGAATATATCGATCAGAAAAGTGGGGTTTCCACGCGTATGACCATCACGGCGATGGAACAGGTGGTTTCCGCGGCAGAACGGCGTGCGGTTTCAAATGGCGAATCGGAGGTGACGCTGCGAATCACTGATCTCTATGCCATGATTCCCGCGCTAACAGGTAAACTGGAACTGGTGTACGAAGGGGAGCAGGAGGGAGCCGGAAATGTTGCAAAGCATATTATCGGCAAGGCGATCAATACAACCTTTAAGGGCTATTTCCCTGATCCTCAAAAACGATCTGATGCAGAAGAACAGGGCGAATACCAGGATATCCTGGATTGGTTTGCGAAAGGAAATTCGCTCGATATACCGGATCTGCTCAGTACCGAAGAGTATAAAAATCGTTTGGATGATGTGACCGGTCTTCATAAAATCGTGAAAAAATTCACAAAGAGTTCTGACGATGATGAATATGCACTAATGGATTTGGTAATTGAGGCTCTCCACCAAAATTCAAAACTGGGCAAAGAAGACGCAGACGTCACCCGCACCTACTCCGATATGCTGGGAAGCATGCTCGGCGGCATGACCGGTTTTGATGATGAAGATTTTGGTGAGGGGTAG